A portion of the Burkholderia sp. GAS332 genome contains these proteins:
- a CDS encoding CubicO group peptidase, beta-lactamase class C family → MQAKKLFHLSLMLSLWALMTSLGNGTAQALDAAQPVWPTKEWLTSTPEEQGMDSSELATLVDFGESHSFDSLLVVRHGRIVTEATYAPYTADTPHDIHSCTKAIVGTLVGMIYKDRQLDRLDHPALDFFTDRHIANVDDRKKTITVQNLLDMTSGFDWDEGFEGGKEQSVADLERSSNWTQFILDRPMARPPGESFYYNSGNPHLLSAIITKLTGKTAEDYAKEKLFGPLGITTWRWGRDPQGLTIGGWALALLPRDMAKIGYLYLHHGEWEGRQLLPPGWADVLRHPTVNMHASYDPNQRYSNLFWVFPGGRVFMANGWHGQNIAVFPDLDVVAVVTAHKYVSQFALIEGIYAAVKSDSALSPNPNAAELLTHAIKDASVEEPTVVGPMPEIASSISGKTYKFPDNALKLRSLSLFLTAPRPHVEFETYAYDSATSAVKYDEPIGLEGLYSMGLPLKSGPAAGYITATKGTWLTGQRFVVDMRVPAFGVQRKYLLSFSGEKVHLRFEDGDGRVVSVDGEQGD, encoded by the coding sequence ATGCAGGCTAAAAAGCTTTTCCATTTAAGTCTTATGTTGAGCCTATGGGCTCTGATGACTTCGCTCGGCAATGGAACTGCGCAGGCACTGGACGCCGCTCAACCTGTTTGGCCGACCAAAGAATGGCTGACCTCCACGCCAGAAGAACAGGGCATGGATTCATCGGAACTCGCCACGCTGGTCGACTTCGGGGAAAGCCATAGCTTTGACAGTCTGCTCGTCGTGCGTCACGGGCGAATTGTGACAGAGGCCACTTACGCGCCCTACACGGCGGACACTCCGCACGATATTCACTCGTGCACCAAAGCAATTGTCGGCACTCTGGTTGGAATGATCTACAAGGACCGCCAGCTCGACCGTCTCGATCACCCCGCGCTGGATTTTTTCACCGATCGCCACATCGCGAATGTCGACGATAGAAAGAAAACCATAACAGTCCAAAACCTCTTGGATATGACCTCCGGGTTTGATTGGGATGAGGGATTTGAGGGCGGCAAGGAACAATCTGTTGCCGATCTGGAACGAAGTTCCAATTGGACTCAATTCATTCTCGATCGCCCCATGGCGCGCCCACCGGGAGAGTCTTTTTATTACAACAGCGGCAATCCGCATTTGCTTTCCGCGATCATTACCAAGCTTACGGGCAAAACTGCCGAAGATTACGCGAAGGAAAAGCTTTTTGGTCCGTTAGGCATCACCACTTGGCGCTGGGGCCGCGATCCCCAAGGTCTCACGATCGGAGGATGGGCGCTGGCCTTGCTGCCGCGCGATATGGCGAAGATTGGCTATTTGTATTTGCACCACGGCGAATGGGAGGGAAGGCAACTGTTGCCTCCCGGTTGGGCGGACGTTTTACGTCACCCGACAGTGAATATGCATGCGTCCTACGATCCCAACCAACGCTACTCGAACCTATTTTGGGTATTTCCCGGCGGACGCGTCTTCATGGCGAATGGCTGGCACGGCCAGAACATAGCGGTGTTTCCGGATCTGGATGTCGTGGCGGTGGTGACTGCCCACAAATACGTTTCGCAATTCGCGCTGATCGAAGGCATTTACGCAGCGGTCAAGTCCGATTCGGCGCTCTCGCCAAACCCAAACGCTGCTGAGTTGCTCACCCATGCGATCAAGGATGCCTCGGTCGAAGAACCTACGGTCGTTGGCCCAATGCCTGAGATTGCTTCTTCTATCTCTGGAAAGACCTACAAATTTCCTGACAACGCGCTAAAGCTAAGATCGCTCAGCCTATTTTTGACTGCCCCTCGTCCGCATGTTGAATTCGAAACCTATGCGTATGATTCGGCCACTTCTGCAGTGAAGTACGACGAGCCGATCGGACTTGAGGGGCTATATAGCATGGGTTTGCCGTTGAAATCGGGCCCCGCCGCAGGTTACATCACGGCCACGAAAGGAACCTGGTTGACCGGGCAGC
- a CDS encoding RibD C-terminal domain-containing protein, which translates to MSKVFVNIGLSLDGYMAPEGMTMENWDKPEYKNWGAKWGALMAWIFNQQYFRENLKLGPGGETGPVNDLLRSTTKRIGANIMGKRMFEQGERAWPEEAPFHTPVYVLTHEKREPWVRPGGTTFSFINDGPERALELARESAGSRDVRIAGGADVIQQYLSMGVVDELEIALSPVLFGGGRRLFENLREPGPQFRIDKVLDGPAATHLRYVRQ; encoded by the coding sequence ATGAGTAAAGTGTTCGTCAACATTGGACTTAGCCTCGATGGCTACATGGCACCGGAAGGCATGACCATGGAGAATTGGGACAAGCCTGAGTACAAGAACTGGGGCGCCAAGTGGGGTGCGCTGATGGCCTGGATCTTCAATCAACAGTACTTCCGCGAGAACCTCAAGCTCGGACCAGGGGGAGAGACCGGCCCGGTTAATGACCTGCTTCGCAGCACCACGAAGCGCATCGGTGCCAACATTATGGGCAAGCGAATGTTCGAGCAAGGCGAGCGCGCCTGGCCAGAGGAGGCTCCGTTTCACACACCGGTATACGTTCTTACCCATGAGAAACGAGAACCCTGGGTGCGTCCGGGAGGGACGACCTTCTCCTTCATCAATGACGGGCCGGAGCGTGCCCTTGAGTTGGCTCGCGAATCCGCAGGCAGTCGCGATGTTCGTATCGCGGGTGGAGCCGATGTGATCCAGCAGTACCTGAGCATGGGTGTCGTTGACGAACTGGAAATCGCCTTGTCACCCGTGTTGTTCGGCGGTGGGCGGCGTCTCTTCGAGAACCTGCGCGAGCCCGGGCCGCAGTTTCGCATTGACAAGGTTCTTGATGGTCCGGCTGCCACACACTTACGCTATGTGCGTCAGTGA
- a CDS encoding amino acid ABC transporter substrate-binding protein, PAAT family, whose amino-acid sequence MKVTIAYIEEPPFGWTEADRAATGADIDLADAVLRAIGVTRIEHRLTTFSELLPGVEAGRWDMNVPLFVTPERANRVAFSVPVWAIGDGFLVRAGNPKALNSYASLAECHDARLGIIAGQVQHDSARASGVSEDQIAVFEYQADAIEAVRSGAIDAYASTALGNRVLADRIGNAMLEAVEHEPGTNGTQQNLPLGAFSFNRRNSDLLNAVNGQLRLYLGSPNHRTRMARFGLTHKEIDPALVR is encoded by the coding sequence ATGAAGGTAACGATCGCGTACATCGAAGAACCCCCGTTTGGTTGGACGGAAGCGGATCGTGCCGCTACCGGTGCTGACATCGATCTGGCCGATGCAGTTCTTCGGGCGATTGGTGTCACCCGGATTGAGCATCGCCTGACAACGTTCAGTGAACTGCTGCCCGGCGTCGAAGCCGGCCGCTGGGACATGAACGTTCCGCTCTTCGTTACGCCTGAACGTGCCAATCGGGTCGCGTTCAGCGTGCCCGTATGGGCAATCGGAGACGGCTTCCTGGTTCGGGCTGGAAATCCGAAAGCGCTCAACAGCTATGCGTCACTCGCCGAATGCCACGATGCGCGCCTTGGGATCATTGCCGGTCAGGTGCAACACGACTCGGCGAGAGCGTCAGGCGTAAGCGAGGATCAGATAGCCGTCTTCGAGTACCAGGCCGACGCTATCGAAGCGGTTCGCTCGGGAGCGATCGATGCGTATGCGAGCACTGCCTTGGGAAATCGCGTGCTTGCGGATCGTATCGGCAACGCGATGCTTGAGGCGGTCGAGCACGAGCCCGGAACGAATGGCACGCAGCAAAATCTCCCGCTCGGGGCATTCTCGTTTAACAGAAGAAACAGCGATCTGCTCAATGCGGTAAACGGGCAACTTCGTTTATATCTGGGCTCACCAAACCATCGCACTCGCATGGCGAGATTCGGCCTCACACACAAAGAGATCGATCCCGCTCTCGTCCGTTGA